A genomic window from Purpureocillium takamizusanense chromosome 2, complete sequence includes:
- a CDS encoding Mannan endo-1,6-alpha-mannosidase (EggNog:ENOG503PB9G~TransMembrane:1 (n6-17c22/23o442-462i)~CAZy:GH76~SECRETED:SignalP(1-22~SECRETED:cutsite=ADA-QT~SECRETED:prob=0.8629)~COG:G), which yields MVSRRSLALSAGLALLAAVADAQTYKIDTPDNIRQSARTLAYDLMLFYPGNKTGGIPGTLPGPPPAGPYYWWEGGAMMGTYIDYWRWTGDASYNHVIMEGMLHQVGDNRNYMPANHTASLGNDDQGFWGMSAMLAAENKFPNPPDDQPQWLALAQAVWHTMADPTRHDTTCNGGLRWQIPFSNAGYNYKNTIANGCFFNIGARLARYTGNQTYADWADKTWDWLWNVNYIDHDSWHVYDGAHVDTNCTDVNKATFSYNAGVMLQGAAFMYNYTNGDTKWKNRVDKLIESTFKNFFPKDIAYEVPCEGRKGACSPDMLSFKGYVHRWLSVVTQVAPYTRDKILPTLRKSTEAAVKQCTGGETGRACGFYWSGGSYVDPSVDKTTGAGEAMNVLAAVSALLIDDAPVPVTNGTGGISKGNPNPGGGGADNGEKPPKPITTADRAGAGILTFLLVGGSLGTFVWMSMFD from the exons ATGGTCTCTCGTAGGAGCCTCGCTCTCAGCGcgggcctcgccctccttgctgccgtcgccgatgccCAGACGTACAAGATAGACACGCCAG ACAACATCCGGCAGTCGGCCCGCACACTCGCATACGACCTCATGCTCTTCTACCCGGGAAacaagacgggcggcatCCCCGGCACGCTGCCCGGCCCTCCGCCTGCAGGACCCTACTACTggtgggagggcggcgccatgatgggcacCTACATCGACTACTGGCGCTGGACTGGCGACGCCAGCTACAATCACGTCATCATGGAGGGCATGCTGCACCAGGTCGGCGACAACCGCAACTACATGCCCGCCAACCATACCGCCTCGCTAggcaacgacgaccaagGCTTCTGGGGCATGTCAgccatgctcgccgccgagaacaAGTTCCCCAACCCCCCGGATGACCAGCCGCAGTGGCTCGCCCTTGCCCAAGCCGTCTGgcacaccatggccgacccGACTCGCCACGACACCACCTGCAACGGCGGCCTGCGCTGGCAGATTCCCTTTTCCAACGCCGGCTACAACTACAAGAACA CCATCGCAAATGGCTGCTTCTTCAACATTGGggcccgccttgcccgctATACGGGCAACCAGACATACGCAGACTGGGCCGACAAGACATGGGACTGGCTGTGGAACGTGAACTATATTGACCACGATAGCTGGCACGTCTATGACGGCGCTCATGTCGATACCAATTGCACCGACGTCAACAAGGCCACCTTTTCGTACAACGCCGGCGTCATGCTGCAAGGTGCCGCCTTCATGTACAACTAT ACCAACGGCGACACAAAGTGGAAGAACCGCGTCGATAAGCTCATCGAGTCCACATTCAAAAACTTCTTCCCCAAGGACATCGCCTACGAGGTGCCCTGCGAGGGCCGCAAAGGCGCCTGCTCGCCCGACATGTTGTCCTTCAAGGGCTACGTTCACCGCTGGCTATCCGTGGTGACGCAGGTGGCCCCCTACACGCGCGACAAGATCTTGCCCACGCTGCGCAAGTCGACGGAGGCGGCCGTCAAGCAGtgcacgggcggcgagaccgGACGCGCCTGCGGCTTTTACTGGAGCGGCGGCTCCTACGTCGACCCGTCCGTTGACAAGACGactggcgccggcgaagccATGaacgtgctcgccgccgtctcggcgctgctcatTGACGACGCGCCCGTCCCCGTCACCAACGGGACGGGCGGCATCAGCAAGGGCAACCCAaaccccggcggcggcggcgccgacaatGGCGAAAAGCCCCCTAAGCCCATCACCACGGCCGAcagggccggcgccggcataCTGACGTTcttgctcgtcggcgggtcCCTGGGCACATTTGTCTGGATGAGCATGTTTGACTAG
- a CDS encoding uncharacterized protein (SECRETED:SignalP(1-26~SECRETED:cutsite=GQA-QR~SECRETED:prob=0.7369)) translates to MRLSVFLLSQHAALLGLLLGSLGGQAQRAFNYTVPVWKRMFTIECPENIRNDCDTYWICRDRGSCDEDGQYVAYGDIIRWCKECWCEPRPEEPHKTATKRLAFATDMPVPDPPTKKRRSKDVEQQPEPKGCCILQ, encoded by the coding sequence ATGCGTCTCTCCGTTTTCCTCCTCAGCCAGCACGCCGCTCTTCTCGGCCTGCTTCTCGGATCcctcggcgggcaggcacaAAGGGCTTTCAACTACACGGTGCCGGTGTGGAAACGAATGTTCACGATTGAATGCCCGGAGAACATCCGCAATGATTGTGACACGTACTGGATATGCAGAGACCGCGGCAGTTGCGATGAAGACGGTCAATACGTCGCCTATGGGGACATCATCCGCTGGTGCAAAGAGTGCTGGTGCGAGCCGCGGCCGGAGGAGCCTCacaagacggcgacgaagaggctCGCGTTTGCGACGGACATGCCGGTACCGGATCCACCCACCAAAAAAAGAAGGTCGAAGGATgtggagcagcagccagagcCTAAGGGATGCTGCATCCTACagtga
- a CDS encoding uncharacterized protein (EggNog:ENOG503Q4TS~COG:Q), which translates to MPDTQHPLDFTCALVTGGGGGIGKAIAHWLVSRGKKVLLAGRTESNLRAAAKEVGAAGYYVLDTGRTDDMPLFVEHLTSEHPDLDCLVNNAGVQRPLDVANDDVSDFLARADNEININIRGPLHLAMLLLPHLRNKNKKNNGGGTATIVNVSSVLGFVPFSIINPVYNGTKAWLHFWSMNLRTQLAQAEGAAAPGQLRRVRVVEIAPPMVATDLHREREDPDDNKKHKNDNTLAVEEFMDEVARKWEAGEEMITAGPGNAIVGKWYDAIGKRYPG; encoded by the coding sequence ATGCCCGACACGCAGCACCCCCTCGACTTCACCTgcgccctcgtcaccggcggcggcggcggcatcggcaaggcCATCGCGCATTGGCTCGTCTCGCGCGGCAAAAAggtgctcctcgccggccgcaccGAGTCCaacctgcgcgccgccgccaaggaggtcggcgccgcgggctaCTACGTGCTCGACACGGGCAGGACCGACGACATGCCGCTGTTCGTGGAGCACTTGACGTCGGAGCACCCGGACCTCGACTGCCTCGTCAACAACGCGGGCGTGCAGCGGCCCCTGGATGTGGCCAACGACGATGTGAGCGACTTCCTCGCGCGTGCGGATAACGAAATCAACATCAATATCCGCGGGCCGCTGCACCtggccatgctgctgctgccgcacctgcgcaacaagaacaagaagaatAACGGCGGCGGAACGGCCACCATTGTCAACGTCTCGAGCGTGCTGGGCTTCGTGCCCTTTTCCATCATCAACCCCGTGTACAACGGCACCAAGGCGTGGCTGCACTTTTGGAGCATGAACCTGCGCACGCAGCTCGCCCAGGCGGAGGGAGCCGCTGCCCCAggccagctgcgccgcgtgCGCGTCGTGGAGATTgcgccgcccatggtggcgacggacctgcaccgcgagcgcgaggacCCCGACGACAACAAGAAGCACAAGAACGACAACACGCTGGCGGTGGAAGAGTtcatggacgaggtggcgcgcaagtgggaggcgggcgaggagatGATCACGGCGGGGCCGGGCAACGCCATTGTTGGCAAGTGGTATGATGCGATTGGGAAGCGGTACCCTGGTTGA
- a CDS encoding uncharacterized protein (EggNog:ENOG503P63W~SECRETED:SignalP(1-20~SECRETED:cutsite=ALA-AP~SECRETED:prob=0.7188)) translates to MQLTQILAAATTLMASSALAAPAPASKSMMASGAQWTIEGMKRECASDDSSCTWKFGINPHDGKAATQCEYVVKQAHASRANPAGPSNCGDYTITSGWSGQFGEGNGFTTLSVVDNKKRLITWPAYTDKQVQDGKVVEPDQSYTPQNLP, encoded by the coding sequence ATGCAGCTCACCCagatcctcgccgccgccaccaccctcatggcctcctcggcgctggccgcccccgcgcccgccagcaagtcgatgatggcctctGGCGCACAGTGGACCATCGAGGGGATGAAGCGCGAGTGCGCGAGCGACGACAGCTCGTGCACGTGGAAGTTTGGCATCAACCcgcacgacggcaaggccgccaCGCAGTGCGAGTACGTGGTCAAGCAGGCGcacgcctcgcgcgccaACCCGGCCGGCCCGAGCAACTGCGGCGACTACACCATCACGTCGGGCTGGAGCGGGCAGTTTGGCGAGGGCAATGGCTTCACGACGCTGTCGGTCGTGGACAACAAGAAGCGGCTCATCACCTGGCCTGCGTACACGGACAAGCAGGTCCAGGACGGAAAGGTGGTTGAGCCCGACCAGAGCTACACTCCCCAGAACCTGCCTTAG
- a CDS encoding uncharacterized protein (COG:S~EggNog:ENOG503Q0A4~TransMembrane:7 (n4-14c21/22o112-133i145-166o186-210i222-244o264-283i303-323o343-370i)) produces MGPSLFSLSAAAALPQWLGIRDVAPRAAVAEMNLTMSLPTCAAPCLASAAANATCTATDLACICSNPALQDAARDCVQARCPFSDVLAAINVTQTACGAPVRDKTSQINDTIIPLGVVTLVIVIVRLVFKRFFSTTARLGSDDWAIAGTVAICIAGMVIGIDGLTANGIGKDVWTLTTKEVSNVALYLYILEILYFAGMSLIKLSLSLFYLHIFSGPIVRKLLWATVVFNILYGFAFVLAAIFQCSPIDYYWRRYLDAGHGTCVNINIFGWLNAAIGVAIDLWMIGLPLSQVIPLRLHWKKKIGVAIMFLLGTFVTVVSILRLQSLILFANSNNPTWDQWETAYWSIIEVNVGMICTCLPSLRLILVRLFPKIFGSSRRASYEKGNREPAASKAGHHVAIDLQDPGWHTPTGGEHASTTQDRIWGT; encoded by the exons ATGGGCCCCTCGCTGTTTTCTCtatccgcggccgcggcgctgccgcagtGGCTCGGTATCAGGGACGTTGCGCCGCGGGCAGCGGTCGCTGAGATGAACCTGACTATGAGCCTACCGACCTGCGCT GCTCCGTgtctggcctcggccgctgCGAATGCGACATGCACCGCGACGGATCTCGCGTGCATATGCTCCAACCCGGCGCTACAGGATGCTGCCAGGGATTGCGTTCAAGCCAGATGCCCATTCTCTGATGTGCTTG cAGCCATAAATGTCACCCAAACGGCCTGCGGCGCGCCTGTGCGGGACAAGACGTCGCAGATAAACGATACCATCATCCCCCTGGGCGTTGTcacgctcgtcatcgtcattgTGCGCCTCGTCTTCAAGCGCTTCTTCAGCACCACCGCGCGGCTCGGCTCCGATGACTGGgccatcgccggcaccgtGGCCATCTGTATCGCTGGCATGGTCATCGGCATCGATGGCCTAACGGCCAATGGCATAGGAAAAGACGTCTGGACTCTGACGACAAAGGAGGTCTCGAATGTCGCTCTCTACCTCTATATCCTAGAGATACTCTACTTTGCTGGCATGTCGCTCATCAAGCTCAGCCTCTCCCTGTTCTACCTGCACATCTTCTCGGGGCCTATTGTGCGGAAACTGCTATGGGCTACCGTCGTGTTCAACATCCTATATGGATTCGCGTTTGTCCTTGCGGCCATTTTCCAGTGCTCGCCTATCGATTATTACTGGCGACGCTATCTCGATGCCGGGCACGGAACGTGCGTCAACATCAACATCTTTGGCTGGCTGAACGCGgccatcggcgtcgccatcgacctgTGGATGATTGGCCTTCCGCTCAGCCAGGTGATTCCGCTGCGGCTGCactggaagaagaagattggCGTGGCTATAATGTTTCTGCTGGGCACTTT CGTCACGGTCGTGTCGATCCTACGGCTGCAGTCCCTCATACTGTTCGCCAACTCGAATAACCCGACGTGGGATCAATGGGAGACGGCGTACTGGTCCATCATCGAAGTCAACGTCGGCATGATATGCACGTGTCTGCCGTCGCTGAGGCTCATCCTCGTCCGTCTGTTCCCCAAGATCTTCGGCTCGTCCAGAAGGGCGTCGTATGAGAAGGGCAACAgggagccggcggcaagcAAGGCCGGGCACCATGTCGCGATTGATTTGCAAGACCCTGGGTGGCACACTCCCACCGGCGGCGAACACGCGAGCACGACTCAAGACCGTATATGGGGGACATGA
- a CDS encoding uncharacterized protein (EggNog:ENOG503NZKN~TransMembrane:11 (o76-99i111-134o140-160i172-193o199-219i240-259o279-298i307-326o332-354i366-389o409-429i)~COG:G), translated as MSVAETRELDELSHENGRISRGDDDMTETSMERMHGDSLPPTDHGRGAYLALACCTVAQAPIWGYSVSFGIFQEYYSSSSTRLDATPGAIASIGAAQMGIMYLMMPVAFLALHRYPHLRRWCGPLGLVITVASISASAFVSSVAGLIATQGVLYALGCGLLFSPISMYMDEWFVERKGFAYGVMWGGKSAVGVAMPFVFSALLQRFGLRATLLSWAVASAVLTSPTLVFLKPRVPLPRTYQARPLSFGFVRHAPFWMMQIGIITQSLGYLMPSTYLASYASAIGLSSVTGPVLLALFSLASVPGAVIHGILGDRMSATKVILISSLGSALPVFLLWGLSRHLANMVVFVILYGFFAGGFSSTWSGMLHEIKRDDTGTDTAIVFGMLLGGRGVGFVLGGPVSGALVSAGGALTGETLGYATKYGPMILCTGVTAILGAWAPFWKMIKIAKSRWIGAHTARISVRRD; from the exons ATGTCCGTCGCCGAAACCCGAGAGCTCGATGAGTTGAGCCACGAGAACGGCAGAATCTCacgcggcgatgacgacatGACGGAAACCAGCATGGAGCGCATGCATGGAGACTCGCTGCCGCCTACGGATCACGGACGCGGTGCCTatctcgccctcgcctgctGCACCGTCGCTCAAGCTCCCATTTGGG GGTATTCGGTTTCGTTTGGCATCTTTCAGGAATACtacagcagctcgtcgacccgtCTCGACGCCACGCCCGGTGCCATTGCGTCCATCGGCGCCGCACAGATGGGTATCATGTATCTGATGATGCCCGTCGCCTTTCTCGCCCTCCATCGTTACCCTCATCTTCGGCGCTGGTGCGGACCGTTGggcctcgtcatcaccgTGGCCAGCatctccgcgtcggcgtTCGTCAGCTCCGTCGCGGGTCTCATTGCTACACAAGGCGTGCTTTACGCGCTCGGATGCGGCCTGCTCTTCAGTCCCATCTCCATGTACATGGATGAGTGGTTTGTAGAGCGCAAGGGCTTTGCCTACGGCGTCATGTGGGGAGGCAAGTCGGCCGTCGGGGTTGCCATGCCGTTCGTCTTCAgcgccctgctgcagcggtTCGGGCTTCGCGCGACGTTGCTGTCGTGGgccgtggcctcggccgtgTTGACGTCGCCGACACTCGTCTTCCTGAAGCCGCgtgtgccgctgccgaggacCTACCAAGCCCGACCGCTGTCGTTTGGCTTCGTCCGCCACGCGCCGTTCTGGATGATGCAGATTGGCATCATCACCCAGTCGTTGGGATATCTTATGCCGAGCACCTACCTCGCCAGCTACGCGTCCGCCATCGGCCTATCGTCCGTCACGGGCCCCGTGCTCCTGGCCCTCTTCTCGCTGGCATCCGTGCCCGGGGCCGTTATCCATGGCATACTCGGCGACAGAATGTCCGCGACAAAGGTGATACTCATCTCTTCACTCGGCAGCGCCCTGCCGGTGTTTCTTCTCTGGGGCCTCAGTCGGCATCTCGCCAACATGGTGGTCTTCGTCATCCTGTACGGCTTCTTCGCTGGTGGCTTCAGCTCCACGTGGTCGGGCATGCTGCACGAGATCAAGCGCGACGACACCGGGACGGACACGGCCATTGTATTTGGCATGCTGCTCGGCGGTCGGGGCGTAGGTTTCGTCCTGGGCGGTCCTGTCAGCGGCGCGCTTGTATCTGCGGGTGGCGCGCTGACCGGTGAGACGCTGGGCTACGCGACCAAGTACGGGCCCATGATTCTGTGCACCGGCGTGACGGCCATTTtgggggcgtgggcgccgtTTTGGAAGATGATTAAGATTGCGAAATCGAGATGGATTGGCGCTCATACAGCTCGCATCTCGGTCCGTCGTGACTGA
- a CDS encoding uncharacterized protein (COG:G~EggNog:ENOG503NZKN~TransMembrane:12 (i48-69o89-112i124-147o153-173i185-206o212-232i253-272o292-311i320-339o345-367i379-402o422-442i)) produces METRCRLRITDAVPISPSPAAPSLKLPFGVSLATSSAFLDGPPRLVAKKTGYSVSFGIFQEYYSSSSTRLDATPGAIASIGAAQMGIMYLMMPVAFLALHRYPHLRRWCGPLGLVITVASISASAFVSSVAGLIATQGVLYALGCGLLFSPISMYMDEWFVERKGFAYGVMWGGKSAVGVAMPFVFSALLQRFGLRATLLSWAVASAVLTSPTLVFLKPRVPLPRTYQARPLSFGFVRHAPFWMMQIGIITQSLGYLMPSTYLASYASAIGLSSVTGPVLLALFSLASVPGAVIHGILGDRMSATKVILISSLGSALPVFLLWGLSRHLANMVVFVILYGFFAGGFSSTWSGMLHEIKRDDTGTDTAIVFGMLLGGRGVGFVLGGPVSGALVSAGGALTGETLGYATKYGPMILCTGVTAILGAWAPFWKMIKIAKSRWIGAHTARISVRRD; encoded by the coding sequence ATGGAGACTCGCTGCCGCCTACGGATCACGGACGCGGTGCCTatctcgccctcgcctgctGCACCGTCGCTCAAGCTCCCATTTGGGGTGAGTTTGGCAACCTCGAGCGCGTTCCTTGACGGTCCCCCCCGCCTGGTCGCTAAGAAGACAGGGTATTCGGTTTCGTTTGGCATCTTTCAGGAATACtacagcagctcgtcgacccgtCTCGACGCCACGCCCGGTGCCATTGCGTCCATCGGCGCCGCACAGATGGGTATCATGTATCTGATGATGCCCGTCGCCTTTCTCGCCCTCCATCGTTACCCTCATCTTCGGCGCTGGTGCGGACCGTTGggcctcgtcatcaccgTGGCCAGCatctccgcgtcggcgtTCGTCAGCTCCGTCGCGGGTCTCATTGCTACACAAGGCGTGCTTTACGCGCTCGGATGCGGCCTGCTCTTCAGTCCCATCTCCATGTACATGGATGAGTGGTTTGTAGAGCGCAAGGGCTTTGCCTACGGCGTCATGTGGGGAGGCAAGTCGGCCGTCGGGGTTGCCATGCCGTTCGTCTTCAgcgccctgctgcagcggtTCGGGCTTCGCGCGACGTTGCTGTCGTGGgccgtggcctcggccgtgTTGACGTCGCCGACACTCGTCTTCCTGAAGCCGCgtgtgccgctgccgaggacCTACCAAGCCCGACCGCTGTCGTTTGGCTTCGTCCGCCACGCGCCGTTCTGGATGATGCAGATTGGCATCATCACCCAGTCGTTGGGATATCTTATGCCGAGCACCTACCTCGCCAGCTACGCGTCCGCCATCGGCCTATCGTCCGTCACGGGCCCCGTGCTCCTGGCCCTCTTCTCGCTGGCATCCGTGCCCGGGGCCGTTATCCATGGCATACTCGGCGACAGAATGTCCGCGACAAAGGTGATACTCATCTCTTCACTCGGCAGCGCCCTGCCGGTGTTTCTTCTCTGGGGCCTCAGTCGGCATCTCGCCAACATGGTGGTCTTCGTCATCCTGTACGGCTTCTTCGCTGGTGGCTTCAGCTCCACGTGGTCGGGCATGCTGCACGAGATCAAGCGCGACGACACCGGGACGGACACGGCCATTGTATTTGGCATGCTGCTCGGCGGTCGGGGCGTAGGTTTCGTCCTGGGCGGTCCTGTCAGCGGCGCGCTTGTATCTGCGGGTGGCGCGCTGACCGGTGAGACGCTGGGCTACGCGACCAAGTACGGGCCCATGATTCTGTGCACCGGCGTGACGGCCATTTtgggggcgtgggcgccgtTTTGGAAGATGATTAAGATTGCGAAATCGAGATGGATTGGCGCTCATACAGCTCGCATCTCGGTCCGTCGTGACTGA
- a CDS encoding uncharacterized protein (COG:C~EggNog:ENOG503PC4Q): protein MVTNTFAALSAIDELHHEYVPKMQAAAPHANFSTLIAFQPVTETMVKNGNKRGGNILGLERVVANGPALLWLVVPTVDTADHQSAILPVARELVRAINERQREQGTHIDWVYLNYAWGDEQPLRYYGAENLAFLRRVSNRYDPMRVFQSLRGTGFKLDG from the coding sequence ATGGTAACAAACACGTTTGCAGCTCTGTCTGCCATCGATGAGCTCCATCACGAATATGTGCCCAAGATGcaagcagccgcgcctcACGCCAACTTCTCCACGCTCATCGCGTTTCAACCCGTCACGGAGACCATGGTCAAGAACGGCAACAAGCGCGGTGGAAATATTCTGGGGCtggagcgcgtcgtcgcgaacGGTCCGGCGCTCCtgtggttggtggtgccgACGGTCGACACTGCGGACCACCAAAGCGCGATCTTGCCAGTCGCGCGGGAGCTCGTGCGGGCGATCAATGAGAGGCAAAGAGAGCAGGGTACTCATATAGATTGGGTCTACTTGAACTATGCCTggggcgacgagcagccgctTAGGTACTATGGGGCTGAGAATCTGGCGTTTCTGCGTCGGGTATCGAATAGGTACGATCCCATGCGCGTGTTCCAGAGCCTGAGGGGGACGGGGTTCAAGCTGGACGGTTGA
- a CDS encoding uncharacterized protein (EggNog:ENOG503Q6VI~SECRETED:SignalP(1-19~SECRETED:cutsite=ASA-AV~SECRETED:prob=0.6288)~CAZy:GH25~COG:G): MKFTPVAASVAALCGVASAAVKGFDISHYQPNVDFGKAFADGARFVMIKATEGTTYTDPSFSSHYTGATKAGFIRGGYHFARPASSSGAAQAKYFIAHGGGWSKDGITLPGMLDMEYQSSSSACGGLSQSAMVSWINDFVNTYHAATSVYPLIYTSTSWWTQCTGNSAAFGSKCPLVVARYASSVGTLPAGWGFYTFWQYSDKAPWGGDADTFNGDIAGLKRIANAG; the protein is encoded by the exons ATGAAGTTCACtcctgtcgccgcctccgtcgccgccctgtgTGGCGTTGCCTCTGCCGCAGTCAAGGGCTTTGACATTTCGCACTACCAGCCCAATGTCGACTTTGGCAAGGCCtttgccgacggcgcccgcttCGTCATGATCAAG GCCACCGAGGGCACCACCTACACCGATCCCAGCTTCAGCTCGCACTACACGGGTGCCACCAAGGCGGGCTTCATCCGCGGTGGCTACCACTTCGCccgcccggcgtcgtcgtcgggcgccgcgcaggccaagTACTtcatcgcccacggcggcggctggtccaAGGACGGCATCACGCTCCCCGGCATGCTCGACATGGAGTACCagtcctcgagcagcgcgtgCGGCGGCCTGTCGCAGAGCGCCATGGTCAGCTGGATCAACGACTTTGTCAACACGTAccacgccgccacgagcgtcTACCCGCTCATCTATACCTCGACCAGCTGGTGGACGCAGTGCACGGGCAACAGCGCCGCCTTTGGCAGCAAGtgccccctcgtcgtcgcgcgctaTGCGAGCTCCGTCGGCACGCTTCCTGCGGGCTGGGGCTTCTACACCTTCTGGCAGTACTCGGATAAGGCGCCCTggggtggtgatgctgacACCTTTAACGGCGATATCGCTGGGCTCAAGAGGATTGCCAACGCAGGCTAG
- a CDS encoding uncharacterized protein (COG:S~EggNog:ENOG503P5KB) translates to MSSGKTLRSLAPLVQRRAFSSSRRRHAASGATASEAALRMLDTFAGGVSIRRQILDANQVQKLALTLGRTTLGDTDISTQAPRAGTPIPPGYHLVYFTPGGLESELGTDGTDRTFNAPRPFTRRMWAGGRMSWPDATASGHATLRVGDEVEERTRLVSATPKKSRGGGEMVLVEVEKELCAPRGYSVIDRRSWIFRPEMDPAHASEGASSLTGEVPRAATTIQDVASDDASGFPVRQLRWSPVGLFRFSALTFNGHKIHFNEEWSQRVEGHPGLVVHGPLNLINILDYWRDVHGAGLEPASIGYRAMSPIYAGEAYSIKTERVGDEEGQRTHHIVAEKNGTVCMRAEIAT, encoded by the coding sequence ATGTCCAGCGGCAAGACGCTGCGCTCGCTGGCGCCACTTGTACAGCGCCGCGCATTCAGCTCATcacggcgtcgccatgcagccagcggcgcgacCGCATCCGAGGCCGCCTTGCGCATGCTCGACACCTTTGCCGGAGGCGTCTCTATCCGTCGCCAGATCCTGGACGCCAACCAAGTTCAAAAACTTGCCCTGACGCTCGGCCGTACAACGCTGGGCGACACGGACATTTCCACGCAAGCACCGCGCGCGGGAACGCCCATCCCCCCGGGCTACCATCTCGTGTACTTCACGCCGGGTGGCCTCGAGTCGGAGCTCGGCACCGACGGGACGGACCGCACCTTCAACGCTCCCCGGCCCTTCACCCGGCGCatgtgggcgggcgggcgcatgTCGTGGCCGGATGCGACCGCGTCGGGGCACGCGACGCTgcgggtcggcgacgaggtcgaggagcggACGCGCCTGGTGAGCGCGACGCCCAAGAAGAGCCGCGGAGGCGGTGAGatggtgctcgtcgaggtggaAAAGGAACTGTGCGCGCCGAGGGGCTACTCCGTCATCGACAGGAGGTCGTGGATCTTCCGGCCCGAGATGGATCCCGCGCATGCGAGCGAGGGCGCATCGTCGCTGACCGGCGAGGTGCCtcgggccgcgacgacgatacaGGACGTGGCTTCGGACGACGCGAGCGGGTTCCCCGTGCGGCAGCTGCGCTGGTCACCGGTGGGACTGTTTCGCTTCTCGGCGCTGACGTTCAACGGGCACAAGATTCACTTCAACGAGGAATGGAGCCAGCGGGTCGAGGGACATCCCGGCCTTGTCGTCCACGGGCCGCTGAACCTCATCAACATTCTCGACTACTGGCGCGACGTGCACGGCGCGGGGCTGGAGCCGGCGAGCATCGGCTACCGCGCCATGTCGCCCATATACGCCGGAGAGGCGTATAGCATCAAGACGGAACGGGTGGGAGATGAGGAGGGCCAGCGGACGCATCACATTGTTGCTGAGAAGAATGGCACGGTGTGCATGAGAGCAGAGATTGCTACATAG